The Trichosurus vulpecula isolate mTriVul1 chromosome 3, mTriVul1.pri, whole genome shotgun sequence genome includes a window with the following:
- the LOC118844377 gene encoding protocadherin beta-2-like, with product MDQDGAMTLQQRQVLFLLVLLGVSGAASEPEQFSVVEEMERGSFVASVAKSLGLEVGELSNRGARVVFKGNKEYLQLHPKTGDLLLREKLDREELCGSAEPCVLSFKILLENPFQIVRAELMVEDINDHSPVFLDTEMVLKIPENTSPGTVFVLENAQDLDVGNNSFLNYAISPNSLFHIQIRDSSEGRRYPELVLDEILDREGQSEVTLTLTAVDGGVPPKSGTAQVRVLVVDINDNAPVFTQSQYEVQILEDSCIGSKVVTVSATDIDAGNYGEISYTFLHASENIRKTFHIKEELGELYLKEKLDFELTQSYTINIQATDGGGLSGECTVIIQVIDLNDNPPELTMSSLTSPIPENSPETVVAVFSVSDLDSGENGRMVCSIQDDLPFTLKPSIENFYTLVTEGALDRESRAQYNITITVMDLGSPRLKSEHNIMVLISDVNDNPPEFSQRAYKLYLRENNSPALHIGSVSASDRDSGINAKVTYSLLPPKTGDLPLFSYISINSDNGHLYALRSLDYEAIQGFHFTVRAADGGSPSLSSEALVQVLVEDENDNSPFVLYPLQNGTAPCNDLVPRAAEPGYLVTKVVAVDKDWGQNSWLSYQLLKATDPGLFTLLAHNGEVHTARPISDRDTIKHKLLVLVKDNGQPALSTMATLNVLLVDGFSEPYMQFPDAPKEQMQTDSLTTYLVISLASVSFVFLVSVIMFIVIHLWKKKDATDGGHFNPNGPFPGHLVDVSGTGTFSQRYQYDVCLTSGSETSEFKFLKPVIPTLPPTEGNGKDSIENPHLRNSFFFT from the coding sequence ATGGATCAGGATGGGGCGATGACTCTGCAACAAAGGCaagttctctttctccttgttctgctgggTGTGTCTGGGGCGGCCTCAGAGCCGGAGCAGTTTTCGGTAgtggaggagatggagagaggctCATTTGTGGCCAGTGTGGCAAAGTCCTTGGGCCTGGAGGTGGGGGAGCTGTCAAATCGTGGGGCCAGAGTTGTTTTCAAAGGGAACAAAGAGTATTTACAGCTGCACCCTAAAACCGGGGATCTGCTCCTGAGAGAGAAATTGGATCGGGAGGAGTTGTGCGGTTCCGCCGAGCCCTGTGTGCTATCTTTTAAGATCTTACTGGAAAACCCCTTTCAGATTGTTCGGGCTGAACTGATGGTGGAAGACATTAATGATCATTCACCTGTGTTCCTCGACACTGAGATGGTACTAAAAATCCCCGAGAACACCTCCCCCGGAACTGTATTTGTATTAGAAAATGCACAGGATTTAGACGTAGGAAACAACAGTTTCCTGAACTATGCCATCAGCCCCAACTCCCTTTTCCATATTCAAATTAGAGATAGCAGTGAGGGCAGGAGATACCCAGAGCTTGTATTGGACGAAATATTGGATCGGGAGGGGCAGTCTGAGGTCACTTTAACTCTGACTGCAGTGGATGGGGGAGTCCCACCAAAGTCTGGAACTGCGCAAGTCCGAGTCCTTGTAGTGGATATCAATGACAATGCTCCAGTGTTCACTCAGTCTCAGTATGAGGTGCAGATCCTTGAGGACAGTTGCATTGGATCCAAGGTTGTCACAGTCTCGGCCACAGATATAGACGCGGGGAATTATGGAGAAATATCTTACACATTTTTGCATGCTTCTGAAAACATTCGCAAAACTTTCCACATTAAAGAGGAATTGGGAGAActttatttaaaggaaaaactggATTTTGAGTTGACACAGTCTTACACTATAAATATTCAGGCCACAGATGGTGGGGGCCTTTCAGGAGAATGTACTGTTATCATTCAGGTGATAGATCTGAATGACAATCCTCCAGAACTGACAATGTCTTCACTGACCAGTCCCATCCCAGAGAATTCTCCTGAGACTGTGGTCGCTGTTTTCAGTGTTTCAGATCTCGACTCCGGGGAAAATGGAAGGATGGTTTGCTCCATCCAAGATGATCTTCCTTTTACCCTGAAACCTTCCATTGAGAACTTCTACACACTGGTAACAGAAGGAGCCCTGGACAGAGAGAGCAGGGCCCAGTATAACATCACTATTACAGTGATGGATTTGGGATCCCCGAGGCTCAAATCTGAGCACAATATCATGGTGCTCATCTCCGATGTCAATGATAATCCTCCTGAGTTTTCTCAGAGAGCCTACAAGCTATACCTCCGGGAGAACAACAGCCCTGCCCTCCACATTGGCAGTGTCAGTGCCAGTGACAGGGACTCAGGCATCAATGCcaaagtcacttactctctgctGCCTCCAAAGACTGGAGACCTGCCCCTCTTCTCCTACATCTCCATCAACTCAGACAATGGACATCTCTATGCTCTCAGATCCCTGGATTATGAAGCCATTCAAGGTTTCCATTTCACTGTGAGAGCAGCTGATGGTGGTTCCCCATCACTGAGCAGCGAGGCTCTAGTTCAGGTTTTGGTAGAAGATGAGAATGACAACTCTCCTTTTGTGCTGTACCCCCTGCAGAATGGGACAGCTCCCTGCAATGACCTGGTGCCCAGAGCTGCAGAGCCAGGCTACTTGGTGACCAAGGTGGTGGCTGTGGATAAGGACTGGGGACAGAATTCCTGGCTTTCCTACCAGCTTCTCAAGGCCACAGACCCAGGACTCTTCACTTTGTTGGCCCACAATGGGGAAGTTCATACAGCAAGACCCATCAGTGACAGAGATACCATCAAGCACAAGCTCCTGGTGTTGGTGAAGGACAATGGGCAACCAGCTCTCTCCACAATGGCCACACTGAACGTGCTCCTGGTGGATGGCTTCTCTGAGCCCTACATGCAGTTCCCAGATGCACCTAAGGAACAGATGCAAACTGATTCCCTCACGACCTACCTAGTCATTTCTCTGGCCTCTGTCTCTTTTGTCTTCCTGGTCTCTGTTATTATGTTCATTGTCATCCACCTGTGGAAGAAGAAAGATGCTACTGATGGTGGTCATTTTAATCCAAATGGCCCCTTCCCAGGTCACTTGGTGGATGTCAGTGGAACAGGGACTTTTTCTCAGAGATACCAATATGACGTATGCCTGACCAGTGGCTCAGAGACCAGTGAATTTAAATTCTTGAAGCCTGTTATTCCCACTCTTCCACCTACTGAGGGAAATGGGAAGGATTCTATTGAAAACCCACACTTGAGGAATAGCTTTTTCTTCACTTAA
- the LOC118843962 gene encoding protocadherin beta-2-like, protein MERKGTMIPQQRQVLFLLVLLGVSGAAPEPEQFSVVEEMERGSFVGNVAKALGLEVGELSNRRGRVSFKGNKEYLQLNRRTGDLILREKLDREELCGPAESCVLPFKILLENPFQIVRAELRVQDINDHSPVFLESEILLKIPESTSPGAVFLLENARDLDVGNNSLQNYTISPNSLFYIQIRDSSESRRYPELVLDETLDREEQSEVTLTLTAVDGGVPPRSGTAQVRVVVVDINDNAPVFTQSQYEVQILEDSCIGSKVVTVLATDLDMGNYGEITYKFLYPSENIRKTFDLKEKLGELYLREKVDFELTQSYTINIQATDGGGLSAECTVIVQVIDLNDNPPELTMSSLTSPIPENSPETVVAVFSVSDLDSGENGKMVCSIQDDLPFALKPSIENFYTLVTEGALDRESRAQYNITITVMDLGSPRLKSEHNIMVLISDVNDNPPVFSQRAYELYLGENNSPALHFGSVSASDRDSGINAKVTYSLLPPKTGDMPLFSYISINSDNGHLYALRSLDYEAIQTFQFTVRAVDGGSPSLSSEALIQVVVLDENDNSPFVLYPLQNGTAPCNDLVPRAAEPGYLVTKVVAVDRDWGQNSWLSYQLLKATDPGLFTLLAHNGEVHTARPISDRDTIKHKLLVLVKDNGQPPLSTMATLNVLLVDGFSEPYMQFPDAPKEQMQTDSLTTYLVISLASVSFVFLVSVITFIVIRLWKRKKDATDISRFTSNAPFPGHLVDVSGTGTLSQSYQYEVCLASHSGTSEFKFLKPIVPILPTSQGNEDSFENSSLRNSFCFN, encoded by the coding sequence atggagagaaaagggacAATGATTCCGCAACAAAGGCaagttctctttctccttgttttGCTGGGTGTGTCTGGGGCGGCCCCAGAGCCGGAGCAGTTTTCGGTAgtggaggagatggagagaggctCCTTTGTGGGCAATGTAGCAAaggccctgggcctggaggtggGGGAGCTATCAAATCGGAGGGGCAGAGTCTCTTTCAAAGGGAACAAGGAGTATTTACAACTGAACCGTAGAACTGGGGACCTGATCCTGAGAGAGAAACTGGATCGGGAGGAGCTGTGCGGTCCCGCCGAGTCCTGTGTGCTGCCTTTTAAGATCTTACTGGAAAACCCCTTTCAGATTGTTCGGGCTGAATTAAGAGTCCAAGACATTAATGATCATTCACCTGTGTTCTTAGAAAGTGAGATTCTTCTAAAAATCCCTGAGAGCACCTCCCCCGGGGCTGTGTTTCTGCTAGAAAATGCTAGAGATTTAGACGTAGGGAACAACAGTCTCCAGAACTACACAATCAGCCCCAACTCTCTTTTTTATATTCAAATCCGAGATAGCAGTGAGAGCAGGAGATACCCAGAGCTTGTATTGGATGAAACATTGGATCGGGAAGAGCAGTCTGAAGTCACTTTGACTCTGACTGCAGTGGATGGGGGAGTCCCACCAAGGTCTGGAACTGCCCAAGTCCGAGTCGTTGTGGTCGATATCAATGACAATGCTCCAGTGTTCACTCAGTCTCAGTATGAAGTTCAGATCCTTGAGGACAGTTGCATTGGATCCAAGGTTGTCACAGTCTTGGCCACAGATTTAGACATGGGGAATTATGGAGAAATAACTTACAAATTTTTGTATCCCTCTGAAAACATTCGTAAAACTTTTGACCTTAAAGAGAAATTGGGAGAACTTTATTTAAGGGAAAAAGTGGATTTTGAGTTGACGCAGTCTTACACTATAAATATTCAAGCTACAGATGGTGGAGGTCTTTCTGCAGAATGTACAGTTATTGTTCAGGTGATAGATCTGAATGACAATCCTCCAGAGCTGACCATGTCTTCACTGACCAGTCCCATCCCAGAGAATTCTCCTGAGACTGTGGTCGCTGTTTTCAGTGTTTCAGATCTCGACtctggggaaaatggaaagatggTTTGCTCCATCCAAGATGATCTTCCTTTTGCCTTGAAACCTTCCATTGAGAACTTTTACACACTGGTAACAGAAGGAGCCCTGGACAGAGAGAGCAGGGCCCAGTATAACATCACTATTACAGTGATGGATTTGGGATCCCCAAGGCTCAAATCTGAGCACAATATCATGGTGCTCATCTCCGACGTCAATGATAACCCTCCTGTGTTTTCTCAGAGAGCCTACGAACTGTACCTCGGGGAGAACAACAGTCCTGCCCTCCACTTTGGCAGCGTCAGTGCCAGTGACAGAGACTCAGGAATCAATGCCAAGGTCACTTACTCTCTGCTGCCTCCAAAAACTGGAGACATGCCCCTCTTCTCCTACATCTCCATCAACTCAGACAATGGACATCTCTATGCTCTCAGATCCCTTGACTATGAAGCCATCCAAACTTTTCAGTTCACCGTGAGGGCAGTTGATGGTGGTTCCCCATCTCTGAGCAGTGAGGCTCTAATTCAGGTTGTAGTCCTAGATGAGAATGACAACTCTCCCTTTGTGCTGTACCCCCTGCAGAATGGGACAGCTCCCTGCAATGACCTGGTGCCCAGAGCTGCAGAGCCAGGTTACCTGGTGACCAAGGTGGTGGCTGTGGATAGGGACTGGGGACAGAATTCCTGGCTTTCCTACCAGCTTCTCAAGGCCACAGACCCAGGACTCTTCACTTTGTTGGCCCACAATGGGGAAGTTCATACAGCAAGACCCATCAGTGACAGAGATACCATCAAGCACAAGCTCCTGGTGTTGGTGAAGGACAATGGGCAGCCACCTCTGTCCACAATGGCCACACTGAATGTGCTCCTGGTGGATGGCTTCTCTGAGCCCTACATGCAGTTCCCAGATGCACCTAAGGAACAGATGCAAACTGATTCCCTCACGACCTACCTAGTCATTTCTCTGGCCTCTGTCTCTTTTGTCTTCCTGGTTTCTGTTATTACGTTCATTGTCATTCGCttgtggaagaggaagaaggatgcCACAGACATTAGTCGCTTCACTTCCAATGCCCCCTTCCCAGGTCACTTGGTGGATGTCAGTGGAACAGGGACTTTGTCCCAGAGTTACCAGTATGAGGTGTGTCTGGCCAGTCACTCAGGAACCAGTGAATTTAAGTTCCTAAAGCCAATTGTTCCCATCCTTCCTACTTCACAGGGAAATGAGGACTCATTTGAAAACTCTTCCTTAAGGAATAGCTTTTGCTTCAATTAG
- the LOC118844705 gene encoding protocadherin beta-2-like, producing MERGSFVANVAKALHLEAGELSNRRGRVVFKGNKDYLQLHPKTGDLLLREKLDREELCGPAELCMLPFQILLERPFQIVRAELIVEDINDHSPMFLNNEMVLKIPENTSPGTVFVLENAQDLDVGNNSLQNYTISPNSHFHIQIRGDAEGRKYPELVLDKALDREEQPEVILTLTALDGESPPRSGTAQVRVLVVDINDNAPVFAQPRYEVQIPENSSIGSRVVTVSATDLDAGNNADISYTFLHASENIRKTFQLSEKSGELYLKEKVDFELIQSYTINIQATDGGSLSGKCTIIVQVMDLNDNPPELTISSLTSPIPENSPETVVAVFRVSDLDSGENGRVVCSIQDDLPFALKPSIENFYTLVTEGALDRERKAKYNITITVMDFGSPRLKSEHYIPVSISDVNDNPPVFAQRAYKLYFRENNSPALHIGSVSASDRDSGINAKVTYSLLPPETGDLPLFSYISINSDNGHLYALRSLDYEAIQGFHFTVRAADGGSPSLSSQVLVQVLVEDENDNSPFVLYPLQNGTAPCNDLVPRAAEPGYLVTKVVAVDRDWGQNSWLSYQLLKATDPGLFTLLAHSGEVHTARPISDRDAIKQRLLVLVKDNGQPPLSTMATLNVLLVDGFSEPYIQLPDATEEEVQTDSLTTYLVISLASVSFLFLVSVIMFIAFSLWKRKRGASDGGRFDPNGPFPGYLVDVSGTGTLSQNYHYEMCLTSGSGTNEFKFLKPINPTLPPTHASEKDSTENPNLRNSFCFN from the coding sequence atggagagaggttCCTTTGTCGCCAATGTGGCAAAGGCCCTGCACCTGGAGGCGGGGGAGCTATCAAATCGGAGGGGCAGAGTCGTTTTCAAAGGGAACAAAGATTATTTACAGCTACACCCTAAAACCGGGGATCTTCTCCTGAGAGAGAAACTGGATCGGGAGGAGCTGTGTGGCCCCGCCGAGCTCTGTATGCTGCCTTTCCAGATCTTACTGGAAAGACCCTTTCAGATTGTACGTGCTGAGCTGATAGTGGAAGACATTAATGACCATTCACCAATGTTCCTAAACAATGAGATGGTGCTGAAAATCCCTGAGAACACCTCTCCTGGAACTGTATTTGTACTAGAAAATGCACAGGATTTAGATGTAGGAAACAACAGTCTCCAAAACTACACAATCAGTCCCAACTCCCATTTCCACATTCAAATTCGAGGGGACGCAGAGGGCAGGAAATACCCAGAGCTTGTACTGGATAAAGCCCTGGATCGGGAGGAGCAACCTGAGGTAATTTTAACCCTCACTGCGCTTGATGGGGAATCTCCACCCAGGTCTGGAACTGCCCAAGTCCGAGTCCTTGTAGTAGATATCAATGACAATGCACCTGTGTTTGCCCAGCCGCGTTATGAGGTTCAGATCCCTGAGAATAGCTCCATTGGATCCCGAGTTGTCACAGTCTCAGCGACAGATTTAGACGCAGGAAATAATGCCGATATATCCTATACATTTTTGCATGCCTCTGAAAACATTCGTAAAACGTTTCAACTGTCAGAGAAATCTGGGGAACTTTATCTAAAGGAAAAAGTAGATTTTGAATTAATTCAGTCTTACACCATCAACATTCAGGCCACAGATGGTGGAAGCCTTTCTGGGAAATGTACTATTATTGTTCAGGTGATGGATCTAAACGACAATCCTCCTGAATTGACAATATCTTCACTTACCAGTCCCATCCCAGAGAATTCTCCTGAAACTGTGGTAGCTGTCTTCAGAGTTTCAGATCTGGACTCTGGGGAAAATGGAAGGGTGGTTTGCTCCATTCAGGACGATCTTCCTTTTGCCCTGAAACCCTCCATTGAGAACTTCTATACATTGGTAACAGAAGGAGCActagatagagagagaaaggccAAGTACAACATCACTATTACAGTGATGGATTTCGGTTCCCCAAGGCTGAAATCTGAGCACTATATCCCAGTGTCCATCTCTGATGTCAATGACAATCCCCCAGTGTTTGCTCAGAGAGCCTACAAACTGTATTTCAGGGAGAACAACAGCCCTGCCCTCCACATTGGCAGTGTCAGTGCCAGTGACAGGGACTCAGGTATCAATGCcaaagtcacttactctctgctGCCTCCAGAGACTGGAGACCTGCCCCTCTTCTCCTACATCTCCATCAACTCAGACAATGGACATCTCTATGCTCTCAGATCCCTGGATTATGAAGCCATTCAAGGTTTCCATTTCACTGTGAGAGCAGCTGATGGTGGTTCCCCATCACTGAGCAGCCAGGTTCTGGTTCAGGTTTTGGTAGAAGATGAGAATGACAACTCTCCCTTTGTGCTGTACCCCCTGCAGAATGGAACAGCTCCCTGCAATGACCTGGTGCCCAGAGCTGCAGAGCCAGGTTACCTGGTGACCAAGGTGGTGGCTGTGGATAGGGACTGGGGACAGAATTCTTGGCTTTCCTACCAGCTTCTCAAGGCCACAGACCCAGGACTCTTCACTTTGTTGGCCCACAGTGGGGAAGTTCATACAGCAAGGCCCATCAGTGACAGAGATGCCATCAAGCAGAGGCTCCTGGTGCTAGTGAAGGACAATGGGCAGCCACCTCTATCCACAATGGCCACACTGAATGTGCTCCTGGTGGATGGCTTCTCTGAGCCCTACATTCAGCTTCCAGATGCAACCGAGGAGGAGGTGCAGACTGACTCCCTTACCACCTACCTAGTCATTTCTCTggcctctgtctcctttctcttcctggtCTCTGTTATTATGTTCATTGCTTTTAGCCtgtggaagaggaaaaggggtgCTAGTGATGGTGGTCGATTTGATCCAAATGGTCCTTTCCCAGGCTACTTGGTGGATGTCAGTGGGACAGGGACCTTGTCCCAGAACTACCATTATGAGATGTGTCTGACCAGTGGCTCAGGCACCAATGAGTTCAAGTTCCTGAAGCCCATTAATCCCACCCTTCCTCCTACTCATGCAAGTGAGAAAGACTCCACTGAGAACCCAAACTTAAGGAATAGCTTTTGCTTCAATTAG